The Gordonia terrae genome contains the following window.
CACCACCGCCGGGATCACCGGCTGGATCGCGAACATGCCCACCCTCGGCCACGTCATCGACTTCGCCTTCCCCGACACGAAGATCGCAGTCGGGATCGACGGCTTCGCCTTCCACCGCGACGTCGCCACCTTCCAGCGCGACCGGACCAAACGCAACCTGCTCACCGCCAACGGCTGGACCGTCCTCAACTTCACCTGGACCGACCTCATCGAACGACCCGCCCAGGTCGCCACGGCCATCCACACCGCGCTCCACCGATCAGCCGCCGGAAACGCGTATGACGTTGCACCCGGAAACCGGGCACAACGTCATACGGGTCTCGTGCGGACGGCGAAGACCTAGTGCAGCGAGGTGATGATCGCGCTGAAGTCGAGGTCGGCGTGCTGTTCGGCGAAGCCGCGGTAGAGCTGTGCGGCATGAGTGCCCAGCGGTGCGCGCGACCCCGTGCTGGCGACGGCGTCCATCGCCAGACCGAGGTCCTTGTTCATCAGAGCGGTCGCGAAGCCCGGCTTGAAGTCGTTGTTCGCCGGCGACGTCGGGACCGGACCCGGGACCGGGCAGTTGGTCTGCACGGCCCAGCAGTTGCCGGTGGCGCCGGTGATCACGTCGTAGAGCGCCTGATCGTCGAGACCCAGCTTCTGCGCGAGGACGAACGCCTCGCCCACCGCGATCTGCTGGACGGCGAGGACCATGTTGTTGCAGACCTTGGCGGCCTGGCCGGCGCCCGCGGCACCGCAGTGGATGATCTTGCCCGCCATCGGATCCAGGGTTCCGCGTGCGGCGGCGAAGGCCTCGTCCTCACCGCCCACCATGAACGCCAGTGTGCCCGCGACGGCGCCCTTGACGCCGCCCGACACCGGCGCGTCGAGCTGCGCGAAGCCGTGCTCGGCAGCGCGCTGGTGGATCTCGCGGGCGTCGTCGACGGAGATCGTCGACGAGTCGATGAACAGCGCGCCGGTAGGCGTCGCCGGGAGGATGTCGTCGTACAACTTCTTCACGATGGCGCCACTCGGCAACATCGTGATCACGACCTCGGCGGCGGACACCGCCTCGATCGCGGCCGAGAAGGTCTCGATGCCGTTGTCCTGTGCCGTCTTCACCGCTTCGGGTACCGGATCGAACCCGCGAACGGTGTGCCCGGCCTTCACCAGGTTGGCGGCCATCGGGCCGCCCATGTTGCCGAGGCCGAGGAAGGCGATCGTCGTCATTGTCTCTGCTTCCTACGAAAGTGGTTGTGTGGAGCGGGTTCAGCCCTTCGAGGCTCGTCGCTAACGCTCCTCGCACCTCAGGGGGCGAGGGAACGGTAGCGGGTCGCGATCGAACGGCCGAGCACGACGCGCATGATCTCGTTGGTCCCCTCCAGGATGCGGTGCACACGGAGGTCGCGGACGATTTTCTCGATTCCGTACTCGGTGAGGTACCCGTATCCGCCGTGCAGCTGGAGCGCCTGGTCGGCGACCTCGTAGCACGTGTCGGTGACGAAGCGCTTCGCCATCGCACACTGCTCGACCTTGTCCGGCGCATCGTCGTCCAGGGCGGACGCCGCCTGCCACAGCATCAGCCGCGACGCCTGCAGCGACGTGGCCATGTCGGCGAGAGTGAACCGGATCGTCGGCTCGTCGATCAGCGCGTTCCCGAAGGCCCGACGACTGGCGACATAGGCGGCCGCCTTGTCGAAGGCCGCCTGTGCACCGCCCAGCGACGATGCCGCGATGTTGATGCGACCTCCGTTCAGGCCGTTCATCGCGATGCCGAAGCCGATGCCCTCGGTGGCGCCCAGGAGATTGGCCGCGGGCACGCGCACCTCGTCGAGGATGACCTGGGCGGTGGGTTGCGCATGCCAGCCCATCTTGTGCTCCTGCGCACCGAAACTCAGCCCGGGGGAGTTCTTCTCCACGAGGAACGTGGAGATCCCCTTCGGACCGGCCTCGCCCGTGCGGGCCATGATGACGTAGAGGTCCGACGACCCCGCACCGGAGATGAACTGCTTGACCCCGGTGAGCACGTACTCGTCGCCGGACCGCTCGGCACGGGTCGCGAGCGCGGCCGCGTCCGAGCCGGCACCCGGCTCGGTCAGGCAGTAGCTCGCGACCGTCTCCATGGTCGCCAGGCGCGGCACCCACGTCGAACGTTGTTCGTCGGTGCCGTACTTGTCGACCATCCACGTGCACATGTTGTGGATGGACAGGAACGACGCGACGGCCGGATCGGCGTAGGCCAGCTGCTCGAAGATGCGCACGCCGTCCAGACGGCGCAGGCCACTGCCGCCGGCATCTTCCGAACAGTAGATGGCGCCCATCCCGAGTTCCGACGCCTCGCGCAGCTCGTCGACCGGAAAGTGGTTCGACGCGTCCCACTCCAGCGCGAACGGTGCCAGCTTCTTCGCCGCGAAACCCGCTGCGGTCTCGACGATGACGCGTTCGTCACCGTCGAGCCGAGCGACCGCGGCGTCGGCGAAAGTGGTCAACGCCGATCAGTCCATCGTCGGGATGACGAACTCGGCGCCGTCCTTGATGCCGGACGGCCAGCGCGTCGTCACCGTCTTGGTCTTGGTGTAGAACTGGATCGACGCCGGCCCGTGCTGGTTGAGATCACCGAAGCCCGAACGCTTCCAGCCGCCGAAGGTGTAGTACGCCACCGGAACCGGGATCGGCACGTTCACGCCGACCATGCCGACGTCGACGCGGGCCGTGAAGTCGCGGGCGGCGTCGCCGTCCTGGGTGAAGATCGCGACACCGTTGCCGTACTGGTGGTCCGACGCCAGCGCGAGGGCCTCCTCGTAGTCGCCGGCACGCACGATCGACAGAACCGGACCGAAGATCTCCTCGGTGTAGATGGTCATGTCCTTGGTCACGTGGTCGAACAGGGTCGGGCCGATGAAGAAGCCCTTCGAGATGTCCTCGTCGCCGAAGGTCTGCTCGTTGTTGGCGCGCTCACGTCCGTCGATGACGACCTCGGCACCTTCCTCGGCACCCTTGTCGATGAACCCGCGGACCCGCTCGAGGGCGGCGGCGGTGACCAGGGGCCCGTAATCGGCCTTGGGATCGAGGCTGTGCCCG
Protein-coding sequences here:
- the mmsB gene encoding 3-hydroxyisobutyrate dehydrogenase, producing MTTIAFLGLGNMGGPMAANLVKAGHTVRGFDPVPEAVKTAQDNGIETFSAAIEAVSAAEVVITMLPSGAIVKKLYDDILPATPTGALFIDSSTISVDDAREIHQRAAEHGFAQLDAPVSGGVKGAVAGTLAFMVGGEDEAFAAARGTLDPMAGKIIHCGAAGAGQAAKVCNNMVLAVQQIAVGEAFVLAQKLGLDDQALYDVITGATGNCWAVQTNCPVPGPVPTSPANNDFKPGFATALMNKDLGLAMDAVASTGSRAPLGTHAAQLYRGFAEQHADLDFSAIITSLH
- a CDS encoding acyl-CoA dehydrogenase family protein, producing MTTFADAAVARLDGDERVIVETAAGFAAKKLAPFALEWDASNHFPVDELREASELGMGAIYCSEDAGGSGLRRLDGVRIFEQLAYADPAVASFLSIHNMCTWMVDKYGTDEQRSTWVPRLATMETVASYCLTEPGAGSDAAALATRAERSGDEYVLTGVKQFISGAGSSDLYVIMARTGEAGPKGISTFLVEKNSPGLSFGAQEHKMGWHAQPTAQVILDEVRVPAANLLGATEGIGFGIAMNGLNGGRINIAASSLGGAQAAFDKAAAYVASRRAFGNALIDEPTIRFTLADMATSLQASRLMLWQAASALDDDAPDKVEQCAMAKRFVTDTCYEVADQALQLHGGYGYLTEYGIEKIVRDLRVHRILEGTNEIMRVVLGRSIATRYRSLAP